A genome region from Nocardiopsis exhalans includes the following:
- a CDS encoding polyphosphate polymerase domain-containing protein: MSLDLSPGLTGAATGPGPRTAPEAVPVSAVGRPAEGPPGLERLRPVSLAEINERAALVTRTCRKYLLPAELVPALFAGAEGGFGVLEIGGRTSFLYSSTYLDTPDLRTFHDHRQGRRLRYKVRTRTYVDTGTRMFEVKLKGARGITDKVRTELPMDAPVDRLTWRTRDFLDRSLSRCRLDPPDVLLPAAVTDYRRTTVVALSGEERVTVDHDLVGYRGGWEVRMRPDTVLLEVKTRGGLTTTERRLHELGVREARFSKYAAALAALEPRLRGNRWHRAMGRCMNPPVPSFGYESAVHAG; this comes from the coding sequence TTGAGCCTCGACCTCTCCCCCGGACTCACCGGCGCCGCCACCGGCCCGGGTCCGAGGACCGCGCCGGAGGCCGTGCCGGTAAGCGCTGTGGGCCGCCCGGCTGAGGGACCGCCCGGCCTGGAACGACTGCGGCCCGTGTCCCTGGCCGAGATCAACGAGCGCGCCGCCCTGGTCACCCGCACCTGCCGCAAGTACCTGCTCCCCGCCGAGCTGGTGCCCGCCCTCTTCGCGGGGGCGGAGGGCGGGTTCGGGGTACTGGAGATCGGCGGCCGTACCTCCTTCCTGTACTCCTCCACCTACCTGGACACCCCGGACCTGCGGACCTTCCACGACCACCGGCAGGGGCGGCGGCTGCGCTACAAGGTGCGCACCCGCACCTACGTGGACACCGGGACGAGGATGTTCGAGGTGAAGCTGAAGGGTGCGCGCGGGATCACCGACAAGGTGCGGACCGAACTCCCGATGGACGCCCCCGTGGACCGGTTGACCTGGCGGACCCGGGACTTCCTGGACCGCTCCCTGAGCCGCTGCCGCCTGGACCCGCCGGACGTCCTGCTGCCCGCCGCCGTGACCGACTACCGCCGGACCACGGTGGTGGCCCTGTCCGGCGAGGAGCGGGTGACCGTGGACCACGACCTGGTCGGCTACCGGGGCGGCTGGGAGGTGCGGATGCGCCCGGACACGGTGCTGCTGGAGGTCAAGACCCGGGGCGGGCTGACCACGACGGAGCGGCGGCTGCACGAGCTCGGGGTTCGCGAGGCGCGGTTCAGCAAGTACGCGGCAGCGCTGGCCGCCCTCGAACCGCGGCTGCGCGGTAACCGCTGGCACCGGGCGATGGGCCGCTGCATGAACCCTCCGGTCCCCTCTTTCGGCTACGAAAGCGCAGTTCACGCCGGTTAG
- a CDS encoding DUF4956 domain-containing protein yields the protein MFFFALAVDLTAITVLSYALYFRRHGRRDLVLAYVALNVGIFAVVSMLAQQEVGLAVGFGLFGVLSILRLRSDLISQGEIGYYFVAIALGLVNAVAAPMPWLVVGLNALLLSALYLAGHPKLLARTQRRIMTLDVVHEDPVALRQDLEGRLRGRVRHVDVTEVDYVRDLMVVDVRFQEPKLAEVPGTAAERRQPMPAWWGAR from the coding sequence ATGTTCTTCTTCGCGTTGGCGGTCGACCTGACCGCTATCACGGTGTTGTCCTACGCCCTCTACTTCCGCAGGCACGGCCGGCGGGACCTGGTGCTCGCCTACGTGGCGCTCAACGTCGGCATCTTCGCCGTGGTCTCCATGCTGGCCCAGCAGGAGGTGGGCCTGGCGGTCGGCTTCGGGCTGTTCGGGGTGCTGTCGATCCTGCGGCTGCGCTCGGACCTGATCAGTCAGGGCGAGATCGGCTATTACTTCGTGGCGATCGCCCTCGGTCTGGTGAACGCGGTGGCCGCTCCGATGCCGTGGCTCGTGGTGGGGCTGAACGCCCTGCTGCTGTCCGCCCTGTACCTGGCCGGGCACCCGAAACTGTTGGCCCGCACGCAGCGGCGGATCATGACGCTGGACGTCGTGCACGAGGACCCGGTGGCACTCCGGCAGGACCTGGAGGGGCGGCTGCGCGGACGGGTGCGGCACGTGGACGTCACGGAGGTGGACTACGTGCGTGACCTGATGGTGGTGGACGTGCGCTTCCAGGAGCCGAAGCTGGCCGAGGTGCCGGGCACGGCGGCCGAGCGCCGTCAGCCCATGCCCGCCTGGTGGGGTGCCCGTTGA
- a CDS encoding response regulator transcription factor produces the protein MSRVLIVEDEERIASFVRKGLTASGFTTTVVGTGAEAVDYAVTGGFDLMLLDLGLPDTDGFDVLRRVRSLGVDVPVVILTARDGVRDTVTGLEIGADDYVTKPFRFEELLARVRLRIRTERTADPTVLRAGGLSLDLRTRRVAVGGDSIDLTAREFALLELLIRHQGQVMTRQQMLSHVWGYDYDPGSNVVDVFVRALRRKVGSERIVTVRGMGYRLTG, from the coding sequence GTGAGCCGGGTACTCATCGTCGAGGACGAGGAGCGGATCGCCTCGTTCGTGCGCAAGGGCCTGACCGCCAGCGGGTTCACCACCACGGTGGTGGGCACCGGAGCGGAGGCCGTGGACTACGCGGTCACCGGCGGGTTCGACCTGATGCTGCTGGACCTGGGCCTGCCGGACACCGACGGCTTCGACGTGCTGCGCCGGGTGCGCTCCCTGGGCGTGGACGTCCCCGTGGTGATCCTGACCGCCCGGGACGGGGTGCGCGACACCGTGACCGGGCTGGAGATCGGCGCCGACGACTACGTCACCAAGCCGTTCCGGTTCGAGGAGCTGCTGGCCCGGGTGCGGCTGCGGATACGCACCGAGCGCACCGCCGACCCCACGGTACTGCGCGCGGGCGGGCTGTCCCTGGACCTGCGCACCCGCCGGGTGGCGGTGGGCGGGGACTCCATCGACCTCACCGCCCGGGAGTTCGCCCTGCTGGAGCTGCTCATACGGCACCAGGGGCAGGTGATGACCCGGCAGCAGATGCTCTCGCACGTGTGGGGCTACGACTACGACCCGGGCTCCAACGTGGTGGACGTGTTCGTGCGCGCGCTGCGCCGCAAGGTGGGTTCGGAGCGCATCGTGACGGTGCGGGGCATGGGGTACCGGCTGACCGGGTGA
- a CDS encoding sensor histidine kinase: MTTDRPRGGGGAEGADGADPDATTVPVPPGRSRPAGAASGPEGPSGRTSLFPTMVIRGPQPELPQRRRVPARLLIMVWVVLLMTAVLVLVNVVTWSALTARTDERVDRALAQETAEFQEFAAVGVDPGTGQAFTDVASLIRVHLERQYPDDSEILFGWVDEPDESAQEQTASRGGRGMAQTDTGRIRQGQEPPYDLSADPETVEAVLGADDARGALDTPAGPVEWEKVRVLPPGGEGTAGWFVIGYFTAQDDQTTSGTMSTLALVSGLGLLAAGTAAWWVAGRILAPVRLVRQTAAEISEEDLTQRIEVSGRDDIAALAEQFNSMLDRLEGAFTEQRRFVDDAGHELRTPITIVRGQLELMGDDPGERREVVRLVTDELDRMGRIVEDLLLLAKAQQPDFVRPEPVSLAELTSDIDAKVRQLGDRDWRLEGLAEETVRLDPQRVTQAMVQLAANAVRHTAPGSTLRTGSRVSGAEVRLWVSDQGPGIPAEEHGRVFERFSRGGRTARGDRGAGLGLAIVRAIAEAHHGRVDLRSAPGAGSTFTLVLPLSPVDGRVGREHL, encoded by the coding sequence ATGACGACTGACCGCCCCCGGGGCGGAGGCGGTGCCGAGGGTGCTGACGGCGCCGATCCCGACGCCACCACCGTGCCCGTTCCGCCCGGCCGTTCCAGACCCGCAGGCGCGGCTTCCGGCCCCGAGGGCCCCTCGGGGCGTACCTCGCTCTTTCCCACGATGGTCATCCGCGGGCCGCAGCCCGAGCTCCCCCAGCGCCGACGGGTGCCCGCACGGCTGCTCATCATGGTGTGGGTCGTACTGCTCATGACCGCCGTCCTCGTGCTGGTCAACGTCGTCACCTGGAGCGCCCTGACCGCCCGGACCGACGAGCGGGTCGATCGCGCCCTGGCCCAGGAGACCGCCGAATTCCAGGAGTTCGCGGCGGTCGGGGTGGACCCGGGCACCGGGCAGGCCTTCACCGACGTCGCCTCCCTCATCCGGGTCCACCTGGAGCGCCAGTACCCCGATGACTCCGAGATCCTCTTTGGCTGGGTGGACGAGCCCGACGAGAGCGCTCAGGAACAGACCGCCTCGCGTGGCGGGCGGGGCATGGCCCAAACCGACACCGGGCGTATCCGGCAGGGGCAGGAACCGCCCTACGACCTGTCCGCCGATCCGGAGACGGTCGAGGCGGTCCTGGGCGCCGACGACGCCCGGGGCGCACTGGACACCCCCGCCGGGCCGGTCGAGTGGGAGAAGGTCCGCGTACTCCCACCGGGTGGAGAAGGCACGGCGGGGTGGTTCGTGATCGGCTACTTCACCGCTCAGGACGACCAAACCACGTCCGGGACCATGAGCACCCTGGCCCTGGTCAGCGGCCTGGGGCTGCTCGCCGCCGGCACCGCCGCCTGGTGGGTGGCCGGCCGCATCCTCGCCCCGGTCCGGCTGGTCCGGCAGACCGCCGCGGAGATCTCCGAGGAGGACCTCACCCAGCGCATCGAGGTGTCCGGCCGGGACGACATCGCGGCCCTGGCCGAGCAGTTCAACAGCATGCTGGACCGGCTGGAGGGCGCGTTCACCGAGCAGCGCCGCTTCGTCGACGACGCCGGACACGAACTGCGCACCCCCATCACCATCGTGCGCGGCCAGCTGGAGCTCATGGGCGACGACCCCGGGGAGCGCCGGGAGGTGGTCCGGCTGGTCACCGACGAACTGGACCGGATGGGCCGCATCGTCGAGGACCTGCTGCTGCTCGCCAAGGCCCAGCAGCCCGACTTCGTCCGCCCCGAACCCGTCTCCCTGGCCGAGCTCACCAGCGACATCGATGCCAAGGTCCGCCAGCTGGGCGACCGGGACTGGCGGCTGGAGGGCCTGGCCGAGGAGACCGTGCGGCTGGACCCGCAGCGCGTCACCCAGGCCATGGTGCAGCTCGCGGCCAACGCCGTGCGGCACACCGCGCCCGGGTCGACCCTGCGCACGGGTTCGCGGGTCAGCGGTGCCGAGGTGCGGCTGTGGGTGTCCGACCAGGGCCCCGGCATCCCCGCCGAGGAGCACGGACGCGTCTTCGAACGCTTCTCCCGGGGCGGGCGCACCGCGCGCGGTGACCGCGGCGCCGGGCTGGGCCTGGCCATCGTCCGGGCGATCGCCGAGGCCCACCACGGCCGGGTGGACCTGCGCTCGGCCCCCGGGGCGGGCTCCACCTTCACCCTGGTCCTCCCCCTGTCCCCCGTTGACGGACGCGTTGGAAGGGAACACCTGTGA
- a CDS encoding response regulator: MTGGGAEGARKQIRVFLVDDHEVVRRGVAALLETEDDMTVVGEAGTAEQALSRIPVVLPDVAVLDVRLPGGSGVQVCREIRSDHPEIACLMLTSFADEDALYDAVMAGAAGYVLKQIHGADLVGAVRTVAAGGSLLDSGSTGAMLERLRGAQAEPDPLAELTPQERQILDLIGEGMTNRQIGERLYLAEKTVKNYVSALLAKLDLKRRTQAAVLVAELRGRRY; this comes from the coding sequence ATGACCGGTGGTGGGGCCGAGGGTGCTCGGAAACAGATCAGGGTCTTCCTCGTCGACGACCACGAGGTCGTCCGGCGCGGTGTGGCCGCGCTGCTGGAGACCGAGGACGACATGACCGTCGTCGGTGAGGCCGGAACCGCAGAACAGGCGCTGTCGCGGATCCCCGTCGTCCTGCCCGACGTCGCCGTACTGGACGTGCGGCTGCCGGGCGGTTCGGGCGTGCAGGTGTGCCGGGAGATCCGGTCCGACCACCCCGAGATCGCCTGCCTGATGCTCACGTCCTTCGCCGACGAGGACGCCCTCTACGACGCCGTCATGGCCGGGGCCGCCGGGTACGTGCTCAAGCAGATCCACGGCGCCGACCTGGTCGGCGCGGTCCGCACGGTCGCCGCGGGCGGTTCCCTGCTGGACTCGGGCAGCACCGGGGCGATGCTGGAGCGGCTGCGCGGCGCCCAGGCCGAGCCGGACCCGCTGGCCGAGCTGACCCCGCAGGAACGGCAGATCCTCGACCTCATCGGCGAGGGCATGACCAACCGGCAGATCGGCGAGCGGCTGTACCTGGCGGAGAAGACCGTGAAGAACTACGTGTCGGCGCTGCTGGCCAAGCTGGACCTCAAGCGCCGCACCCAGGCCGCCGTCCTGGTCGCCGAACTCCGCGGCCGCCGCTACTGA
- a CDS encoding amidase, with translation MTIRSDRAETDNAGAAVGTAEGSTGADGGAARGAPSARTGDPVTPADLSAEELLHAYSTGELSPVEAVEAVLDRIEQDNPALNAFCLVRPEEAREAARASAERWRRGEPVGKLDGVPASVKDIHLTKGWPTLKGSVAASQEGPWDEDSPVVARMREHGAVFVGKTTTPELAWKGVTDNPLTGITRNPWDLSTTPGGSSGGSAAAVAAGMGPLSTGTDGGGSIRIPASFTGVCGIKPTWGLVPHYPASPFGSLAHTGPIARTVGDMALMLDVISGFDARDWMALPTPGPGLAEAGRGADPAELVRGLRIAYSPTLGGQHVDPEVARAVAEAVRVFESLGAKVEEADPGLPESVDEFHVLWYSGAAKATEKLTARDRDLQDPGLRAIIEEGLTYSAQDYLTAMALRMAMGAQMGRFHETYDLLLTPTMPMVAFEAGLESPPELAGRRWTSWAGFSYPFNMTQQPAASIPCGFSGSGLPIGLQVVGPRHSDERVLRACRAFELARPWASRRP, from the coding sequence GTGACGATCCGTTCCGACCGGGCCGAGACCGACAACGCTGGTGCGGCCGTCGGTACGGCCGAAGGCTCCACCGGAGCCGACGGGGGTGCCGCGCGCGGCGCCCCGTCGGCGCGCACGGGAGACCCCGTGACCCCGGCCGACCTGTCCGCCGAAGAACTCCTGCACGCCTACTCCACCGGGGAGCTCTCCCCGGTGGAGGCGGTGGAGGCGGTGCTCGACCGCATCGAGCAGGACAACCCCGCGTTGAACGCCTTCTGCCTGGTGCGCCCCGAGGAGGCGCGCGAGGCGGCCCGGGCCTCCGCCGAACGGTGGCGGCGCGGCGAACCGGTCGGAAAGCTGGACGGGGTGCCCGCCTCCGTCAAGGACATCCACCTGACGAAGGGGTGGCCCACCCTCAAGGGGTCGGTGGCCGCCTCCCAGGAGGGCCCGTGGGACGAGGACTCCCCGGTGGTGGCCCGGATGCGCGAGCACGGGGCGGTGTTCGTCGGCAAGACCACCACCCCCGAGCTGGCCTGGAAGGGTGTCACCGACAACCCGCTCACCGGGATCACGCGCAACCCGTGGGACCTGTCCACCACGCCCGGCGGCTCCAGCGGGGGTTCGGCGGCGGCGGTGGCGGCCGGGATGGGCCCGCTGTCCACCGGCACCGACGGGGGCGGGTCCATCCGCATCCCGGCGAGTTTCACCGGGGTCTGCGGGATCAAGCCCACCTGGGGGCTGGTCCCGCACTACCCCGCGAGCCCGTTCGGGTCGCTGGCGCACACCGGGCCGATAGCCCGGACCGTGGGCGACATGGCGCTGATGCTGGACGTGATCAGCGGCTTCGACGCCCGGGACTGGATGGCGCTGCCCACCCCGGGCCCCGGCCTGGCCGAGGCGGGCCGCGGTGCCGACCCCGCGGAGCTGGTCCGCGGGCTGCGGATCGCCTACAGCCCCACACTGGGCGGGCAGCACGTGGACCCGGAGGTGGCCCGCGCGGTCGCCGAGGCGGTGCGCGTGTTCGAGTCGCTGGGCGCCAAGGTGGAGGAGGCCGATCCGGGGCTGCCGGAGTCCGTGGACGAGTTCCACGTGCTCTGGTACTCGGGCGCGGCCAAGGCCACCGAGAAGCTCACCGCGCGGGACCGGGACCTGCAGGACCCGGGGCTGCGGGCGATCATCGAGGAGGGGCTGACCTACTCGGCGCAGGACTACCTGACCGCGATGGCACTGCGGATGGCGATGGGCGCCCAGATGGGACGCTTCCACGAGACCTACGACCTGCTGCTCACCCCGACCATGCCGATGGTGGCCTTCGAGGCCGGACTGGAGTCGCCGCCGGAGCTGGCCGGGCGGCGGTGGACGTCCTGGGCCGGGTTCAGCTACCCCTTCAACATGACCCAGCAGCCCGCGGCGAGCATTCCGTGCGGGTTCAGCGGCTCGGGGCTGCCGATCGGCCTTCAGGTGGTGGGCCCCCGCCACTCCGACGAGCGCGTGCTGCGGGCCTGCCGGGCCTTCGAACTCGCCCGGCCCTGGGCGTCTCGGCGGCCCTGA
- a CDS encoding D-2-hydroxyacid dehydrogenase, which translates to MNSSTATPSAPDRPRLLVLRGDDLPPGHERIDDHPGLGEVVYATADELSAKLPGTDALLVWDLFTEALSDSWAKADSLRWVHAATTGVDNLMFPGLVDSDAVVTNSRGVFDEHIAEYVLGLVISFAKDFHRTWEYQHDRLWKHRETERVTGKRALVVGTGPIGRAITRKLQAVGVQVRGSGSRARDGDPDFGSVAESTLAERARGGGNTLHTEVPEADYVVIAAPLTEATHGLVDRHFLDLMKPTARLINIARGPIVVQSDLVAALDRGSIAGAALDVFEREPLKAVNPLWGLPGSVVSPHMSGDVVGWREDLVELFLDNLARYLDGRELRNVVDKSRGYVPG; encoded by the coding sequence GTGAACAGTTCCACCGCCACCCCGTCCGCGCCCGACCGTCCCCGTCTCCTCGTTCTCCGAGGGGACGACCTCCCGCCGGGGCACGAACGCATCGACGACCACCCCGGGCTCGGAGAGGTCGTCTACGCCACCGCCGACGAACTCTCCGCCAAGCTTCCGGGCACGGACGCCCTGCTGGTGTGGGACCTGTTCACCGAGGCCCTCTCCGACTCCTGGGCCAAGGCCGACTCCCTGCGCTGGGTGCACGCCGCCACCACGGGCGTCGACAACCTGATGTTCCCCGGGCTGGTGGACAGTGACGCGGTCGTCACCAACTCGCGCGGCGTCTTCGACGAGCACATCGCCGAGTACGTCCTGGGGCTGGTGATCTCCTTCGCCAAGGACTTCCACCGCACCTGGGAGTACCAGCACGACCGGCTGTGGAAGCACCGCGAGACCGAACGGGTGACGGGCAAACGCGCCCTCGTCGTCGGTACCGGCCCCATCGGCCGCGCGATCACCCGCAAGCTCCAGGCCGTCGGCGTGCAGGTGCGCGGCTCGGGCAGCCGCGCCCGCGACGGCGACCCCGACTTCGGCTCCGTCGCCGAGTCCACCCTGGCCGAGCGAGCCCGGGGCGGCGGGAACACCCTGCACACCGAGGTCCCCGAGGCCGACTACGTGGTCATCGCGGCCCCGCTCACCGAGGCCACCCACGGCCTGGTCGACCGGCACTTCCTCGACCTCATGAAGCCCACCGCGCGGCTGATCAACATCGCCCGCGGCCCGATTGTCGTCCAGTCCGACCTGGTCGCCGCCCTGGACCGGGGCTCGATCGCCGGTGCGGCACTGGACGTCTTCGAAAGGGAACCGCTCAAGGCCGTCAACCCCCTGTGGGGCCTGCCGGGCTCCGTCGTCTCTCCGCACATGTCCGGTGACGTGGTCGGTTGGCGGGAGGACCTGGTGGAGCTGTTCCTGGACAACCTCGCCCGCTACCTGGACGGGCGTGAACTGCGCAATGTCGTGGACAAGAGCCGGGGCTACGTACCCGGCTGA
- a CDS encoding DUF3830 family protein, producing MTVTLAKRGVSCVAELLDKDAPRTCEAVWKALPQGDAVQHAKYARNEVYTMVPRFADPEPGQENPTVTPIPGDIVYFSFDGGMLDRSFKEDKGIDHLPGVIDLALFYGRNNLLLNGDVGWVPGNVFATVVENLPAMAEACNDVWRSGSVGERLLYERLER from the coding sequence ATGACCGTCACACTCGCCAAACGCGGGGTCTCCTGCGTGGCGGAGCTGCTCGACAAGGACGCGCCCCGCACCTGCGAGGCGGTGTGGAAAGCCCTCCCGCAAGGTGACGCCGTCCAGCACGCCAAGTACGCGCGCAACGAGGTCTACACGATGGTCCCGAGGTTCGCCGACCCCGAACCCGGCCAGGAGAACCCCACCGTCACCCCGATCCCCGGCGACATCGTCTACTTCTCCTTCGACGGGGGCATGCTCGACCGCTCCTTCAAGGAGGACAAGGGCATCGACCACCTGCCCGGCGTCATCGACCTCGCCCTCTTCTACGGCCGCAACAACCTCCTGCTCAACGGCGACGTGGGCTGGGTGCCCGGCAACGTGTTCGCCACCGTCGTCGAGAACCTCCCCGCCATGGCCGAGGCCTGCAACGACGTCTGGCGCTCCGGCAGTGTCGGTGAGCGCCTCCTGTACGAGCGGCTCGAGCGCTGA
- a CDS encoding maleate cis-trans isomerase family protein — protein sequence MRNEGNRPAHEHGLEAALHAAGAPVPEQAAAHEVVELAAATRTPWQAGIGVIAPYDFALDRELWRWAPDDVSLHVTRLPYVHVPVTVDQAAALSKGKSVTRAVRALLAPEPRAVGYACASGSFVHGAAGERELHRTMLAAGAPAAVTTSGALIRALETLGADRIAVVTPYVDSVTDRLLDYLAEHEVAVTSSVGLGLLSHIWKVTYADVARAVHEADRPDAQAVYISCTNVLTYDIIAPLERELGKPVIAANQVTMWGLLRAADRRAVAHGQSLIDVAAPSAA from the coding sequence ATGCGGAACGAGGGAAACCGGCCGGCCCACGAGCACGGCCTGGAAGCCGCACTCCACGCGGCGGGTGCGCCCGTACCCGAACAGGCCGCCGCACACGAGGTCGTCGAACTGGCGGCGGCCACACGGACCCCGTGGCAGGCGGGTATCGGCGTGATCGCGCCCTACGACTTCGCGCTCGACCGCGAACTGTGGCGCTGGGCGCCCGACGACGTTTCGCTGCACGTCACTCGCCTGCCGTACGTGCACGTTCCGGTGACGGTCGACCAGGCCGCCGCCCTCAGCAAGGGCAAGAGCGTGACCAGGGCGGTCCGCGCGCTCCTGGCCCCCGAACCCCGTGCTGTCGGCTACGCCTGCGCCTCGGGCAGCTTCGTCCACGGCGCGGCGGGCGAACGCGAACTCCACCGGACCATGCTGGCCGCGGGCGCACCGGCCGCCGTCACCACCTCCGGAGCGCTGATCCGCGCCCTGGAGACCCTGGGGGCGGACCGGATCGCGGTGGTGACCCCGTACGTGGACAGCGTCACCGACCGCTTGCTCGACTACCTTGCCGAACACGAAGTGGCGGTCACCTCCAGCGTCGGCCTCGGCCTGCTCAGTCACATCTGGAAGGTCACCTACGCCGACGTCGCCCGCGCGGTGCACGAAGCCGACCGCCCGGACGCGCAGGCCGTGTACATCAGCTGCACCAACGTCCTCACCTACGACATCATCGCGCCGCTGGAACGGGAACTGGGTAAACCGGTGATAGCGGCCAACCAGGTCACCATGTGGGGCCTGCTGCGGGCCGCAGACCGCCGGGCCGTGGCCCACGGACAGAGCCTGATCGACGTCGCGGCGCCCAGCGCCGCGTGA
- a CDS encoding maleate cis-trans isomerase family protein, whose amino-acid sequence MTRVGILYPGHSAENDYKTFAELLGGEVELPVVHTLMREDAHRVDALLDVGSEAVLAEGARELAALEVDSAVWACTSGSFVFGWEGARRQVQGVRDVTGVPSSSTSFAFVHALAQLRISRVAIAATYPDDVARRFVEFLTAAGVTVLSLASHGIATAAEVGGLDPDDALDFVISNDHPRAEAVLVPDTALHSADLIEPMEALLGKTVLTANQVSVWEGLRLAGQCQARPGPGTLLRSGASVVRSAFAAG is encoded by the coding sequence ATGACCCGTGTCGGAATCCTGTACCCCGGCCACAGCGCCGAGAACGACTACAAGACCTTCGCCGAACTGCTCGGCGGGGAGGTCGAACTCCCCGTGGTGCACACCCTCATGCGCGAGGACGCCCACCGGGTGGACGCCCTGCTGGACGTCGGCAGCGAGGCCGTGCTCGCCGAGGGGGCGCGGGAGCTCGCCGCCCTGGAGGTCGACTCCGCGGTCTGGGCCTGCACGAGCGGAAGCTTCGTGTTCGGCTGGGAGGGTGCCCGGCGCCAGGTCCAGGGCGTGCGGGACGTGACGGGGGTGCCGAGTTCCAGCACATCCTTCGCCTTCGTGCACGCCCTGGCCCAGTTGCGGATCTCCCGGGTCGCGATCGCCGCCACCTACCCGGACGACGTCGCCCGGCGCTTCGTGGAGTTCCTCACCGCGGCGGGCGTCACCGTGCTGTCCCTGGCCAGCCACGGCATCGCCACCGCCGCCGAGGTGGGCGGCCTCGACCCGGACGACGCGCTCGACTTCGTCATCTCCAACGACCACCCCAGAGCCGAGGCCGTCCTGGTCCCGGACACCGCCCTGCACAGCGCGGACCTCATCGAACCGATGGAGGCCCTGCTGGGCAAGACCGTGCTCACCGCCAATCAGGTGAGCGTCTGGGAGGGGCTCCGGCTCGCCGGTCAGTGCCAGGCCAGGCCCGGCCCGGGCACGCTCTTGCGTTCCGGGGCCTCCGTGGTCCGGAGCGCCTTCGCCGCCGGTTAA
- a CDS encoding GntR family transcriptional regulator translates to MSAPGQLRPVPRRSTAELIADQLRSAIMYGSLAPGDQLGEAELAGQLGVSRGPLREAMQRLVQEGLLRSERHRGLFVCELTPDDVRDVYVARLAVERAACELIMRGNRGEALARLTPAVDRLAEAAASGDRTAMSDADQEFHQTLVSCAGNSRLERMAQTLLVETRMCLTVMQDVYPEPQELLDEHRRILDAIVEGAEERLLELIESHMVDTVARINAESPAPELGSEI, encoded by the coding sequence ATGTCAGCCCCTGGTCAGCTCAGACCCGTCCCCCGGCGGTCCACCGCCGAGCTGATCGCCGACCAGCTGAGGTCCGCGATCATGTACGGCTCCCTCGCCCCCGGGGACCAGCTCGGCGAGGCCGAACTGGCGGGGCAGCTGGGGGTCAGCCGGGGCCCGCTCCGCGAGGCCATGCAGCGCCTGGTCCAGGAGGGCCTGCTCCGCAGCGAACGGCACAGGGGCCTGTTCGTGTGCGAGCTGACCCCCGACGACGTCCGGGACGTCTACGTGGCCCGCCTCGCGGTGGAACGCGCCGCCTGCGAGCTGATCATGCGCGGTAACCGCGGTGAGGCCCTGGCCCGCCTCACCCCCGCGGTGGACCGGCTGGCCGAGGCCGCCGCCAGCGGCGACCGGACCGCGATGAGCGACGCCGACCAGGAGTTCCACCAGACCCTGGTCAGCTGCGCGGGCAACTCACGCCTGGAGCGCATGGCCCAGACCCTGCTGGTGGAGACCCGGATGTGCCTGACCGTGATGCAGGACGTCTACCCCGAGCCCCAGGAGCTCCTGGACGAGCACCGGCGCATCCTGGACGCGATCGTGGAGGGCGCCGAGGAGCGGCTGCTGGAGCTGATCGAGTCGCACATGGTCGACACCGTCGCCCGGATCAACGCCGAGTCCCCGGCCCCGGAGCTCG